In one window of Opitutus sp. GAS368 DNA:
- a CDS encoding YceH family protein, translating into MDLPKLDAIDARVLGSLIEKELTTPAYYPLSLNALVNACNQSNNRDPVMSLGEPEVNRALDKLRDRKLAVVISGGENKVFKFRHKATETLELTGPEIALLCVLLLRGPQTPGELRGRTERMHAFADPADVVATLGRLADRPAPLVALQLKQPGTKEARYVELLSGTVESKPVESAPVVRHLSSDTQRMQQLEEDNKSLRADLGKLRADFDAFRKKFE; encoded by the coding sequence ATGGACTTGCCCAAACTGGACGCCATTGACGCCCGCGTGCTCGGCTCGCTGATCGAGAAGGAGCTTACGACGCCGGCCTATTATCCGCTGTCGCTGAATGCGCTGGTGAACGCGTGCAACCAGAGCAACAACCGCGACCCCGTCATGTCGCTGGGCGAGCCGGAGGTGAACCGGGCGTTGGATAAATTGCGGGACCGGAAACTGGCGGTGGTGATTTCCGGAGGGGAAAACAAGGTGTTTAAGTTCAGGCACAAGGCGACGGAGACGCTGGAGCTGACCGGGCCGGAGATCGCGTTGCTGTGCGTGCTGCTCCTGCGCGGACCGCAGACCCCCGGCGAACTGCGCGGCCGCACGGAGCGGATGCACGCGTTTGCCGATCCGGCGGATGTCGTGGCCACCCTGGGCCGGCTGGCCGACCGCCCTGCTCCGCTCGTTGCCTTGCAGCTCAAGCAACCCGGCACCAAGGAAGCCCGCTACGTCGAGCTCCTATCCGGAACCGTGGAATCAAAGCCGGTCGAGTCGGCGCCGGTCGTCAGGCACCTGTCGTCCGACACGCAGCGGATGCAGCAGCTCGAGGAAGACAACAAATCCCTCCGCGCCGACCTGGGGAAGCTCCGCGCCGATTTCGACGCCTTCCGGAAGAAGTTCGAATAG
- a CDS encoding YciI family protein produces the protein MNHAIHLTQRRKAAKVVVRIHPLRHHAFVFIVSFTVTECLFWGLPIVGAVTVQTQNHRRNRMQFMVFMIPAVYQPKNGKQQPGPDFKPDPKMMTEMGRFNDELRKAGALLSLDGLLPLSTGARLAFAKRKATVTDGPAVDSKEVVGGYWLIEAKSKQQVVDWWQRCPAQDGDVIEIRQVAGMADFPADVQKALRESGTAGRGQRARSKEQD, from the coding sequence TTGAATCACGCGATTCATTTAACGCAAAGGCGCAAAGCCGCCAAGGTGGTGGTGCGGATCCACCCTTTGCGGCACCACGCCTTTGTGTTTATCGTTTCTTTCACCGTTACGGAATGTCTGTTTTGGGGTCTTCCAATCGTTGGAGCGGTGACGGTCCAAACTCAAAACCACAGGAGAAATCGTATGCAATTCATGGTGTTCATGATCCCAGCAGTGTATCAGCCGAAAAACGGAAAACAGCAGCCGGGGCCCGATTTTAAGCCGGATCCGAAGATGATGACGGAGATGGGCAGGTTCAACGACGAGTTGCGGAAAGCGGGCGCGCTGCTTTCGCTGGACGGACTGCTGCCGCTGTCGACCGGCGCGCGCCTGGCGTTTGCGAAGCGGAAGGCCACCGTGACGGATGGCCCGGCGGTCGATTCCAAGGAAGTGGTCGGCGGCTATTGGTTGATAGAAGCCAAGTCCAAGCAGCAGGTCGTCGATTGGTGGCAGCGCTGCCCGGCGCAGGATGGCGATGTGATCGAGATCCGGCAGGTCGCCGGGATGGCGGATTTCCCCGCGGACGTGCAGAAGGCGCTGCGCGAGAGCGGAACAGCGGGCAGGGGGCAGAGAGCGCGGAGCAAGGAGCAGGATTAA